A genomic window from Salvia hispanica cultivar TCC Black 2014 chromosome 5, UniMelb_Shisp_WGS_1.0, whole genome shotgun sequence includes:
- the LOC125187993 gene encoding uncharacterized protein LOC125187993 isoform X4 produces METDAMSASSKFDISSSSPDRPLYTSVHRGSYGAASLDRSGSFRENLENPLLSSLPNMTRSNSSVTQNDVLNFFHCVRIDPKSMVVDHKLNRPADFKRLASSAVGMPVEDSLPTSSRSKQLTSPSLDDLRRLKSGVRESGTKARERVKIFNDCLSVINKCFPAIPSRKRSRLDTLSYDRSNTLLRIDRAASGVGVGKMGVQNHATANGFELEQQKSEGRTKNTIPSKRTRTSIVDARMDARANNLARPPGAVDKDRDAVRISSSNSVHGEDRTLSIAVEGWENSKMKKKRTRIKIDNGSSSMTTKAVDGYREPKQGTHPHQIPEARSRVADAYGFRSGAANGGVGLVKSEATSQTSSGMRSSMSRTDSENSSILHERREHPNGQEKERVNLKAVNKENSREDVSCSSPTSGSKLNANVRGPRSGLVGGGSKMSQAVQRSVSSNDWDLSNCTNKVSGGLGANSRKRTPSARSSSPVANWAQRPQKISRTARRTSLLPVVSGNDEDPVMDAASDMMVNERCFPAGSPKQTKIKGDNIFPAALFESDGPVAAEIKSRNKNKKCDELDEKSVQNVQKISALLLPPRKNKAVNADDHGDGVRRQGRTGRGFTSSRAGRPPTRKLSDRKAYTRQKHIAINTVSDLLVGADDGHEELLAAANAVANTAQALTSPFWKKMEPLFHFITDVHISYLKDQINSGITMDTPAPVQIDTASCILVPDYGSNEFGRGETKARCLDLSPEHVATGVKKSDEISMYQRIIAALIPEEEHDLRYDAHESSFEIEKDLGSDTVCSHTSPSCDPSGCPTFNGYDSNSNGRSFYELEQNIMSIPGMGFPNCDHLQDGLHTDQLIPSTICSEYQYQNMSINERLIMEVHSIGIYPDLVSYVAQSGDEISGDITRLDEKYQEQVSLKKSLLGKLLCSATDAKELQQKDFEERALNKLVGMAYEKYMSCCGPNAHGMKSASGKMAKQVALAFVKRTMERYREFEETGKSCFDDPLYKDIFLSGVSFLFDGQPLNSSTDNESEKLHLGASGSSIEARTSAPVGPQQSPSSNNQDTYSSEVFPSNNLGSEQVNRKEDSWSNRVKRREVLLDNVGGIISTGLGGSLSSSAKGKRSERDREGKGNNREAFSKNGMVKNSRTVSASVKGDRKSKARTKQKTAHLSASINGSLGNTGEQENRIFSAMHKSSENSQSNSGKDNNNHSNDMLEEPIDLSGLQLPDMDDLGVTDDLGGQGEDLGSWFMNIEDDGLHDNDCIGGLGIPMDDLAELNMMV; encoded by the exons ATGGAAACTGATGCCATGTCAGCATCTAgcaaatttgatatttcatcTAGTAGCCCTGATAGGCCATTGTATACATCTGTCCACCGTGGTTCCTATGGTGCTGCCTCACTGGACAGATCAGGTAGCTTTCGTGAGAACTTGGAGAACCCACTTTTGTCAAGTCTTCCAAATATGACAAGAAGCAACTCATCGGTAACTCAAAATGATGTACTCAACTTCTTCCATTGCGTGCGTATTGATCCAAAGTCTATGGTCGTAGATCATAAGTTGAACAGGCCAGCAGATTTTAAGCGGCTTGCAAGTTCTGCTGTTGGCATGCCCGTGGAAGATTCTCTTCCCACATCTTCGAGAAGCAAACAACTAACTTCTCCCTCGTTAGACGATCTCAGACGCCTAAAATCTGGTGTGCGGGAAAGTGGTACTAAAGCTAG GGAACGCGTGAAGATATTTAATGACTGTTTATCAGTAATTAATAAGTGTTTCCCTGCTATTCCATCGAGAAAGAGATCCCGGCTGGATACCTTGTCTTATGATCGATCCAACACATTGTTGAGGATTGATCGTGCAGCATCTGGAGTGGGTGTTGGGAAAATGGGAGTGCAAAACCATGCTACTGCAAATGGTTTTGAGCTGGAGCAACAAAAGTCTGAAGGAAGGACAAAGAATACCATTCCAAGCAAGCGCACTCGAACTTCTATAGTTGACGCTAGG ATGGATGCACGTGCCAATAACCTTGCAAGACCACCTGGGGCTGTGGATAAGGACAGGGATGCAGTAAGAATCTCTAGTTCTAATTCTGTTCATGGTGAGGATCGAACACTATCGATTGCTGTTGAAGGTTGGGAGAATtccaaaatgaagaaaaagcgCACACGTATAAAGATAGACAATGGTTCTAGTTCAATGACAACAAAAGCAGTTGATGGTTATAGGGAACCTAAACAAGGAACACATCCACATCAAATTCCCGAAGCCCGTTCAAGGGTGGCCGATGCCTATGGCTTCAG ATCTGGTGCTGCTAATGGAGGCGTAGGGCTAGTGAAAAGTGAGGCTACCTCCCAGACCAGTTCAGGGATGCGGTCATCTATGTCTCGGACTGATTCTGAAAACAGTTCTATTCTCCATGAGCGGAGAGAGCATCCTAATGGACAAGAGAAAGAAAGGGTGAATCTGAAAGCTGTAAACAA GGAAAATTCACGAGAAGATGTCAGTTGCAGTAGTCCTACTTCAGGCTCAAAATTGAATGCTAATGTCCGGGGTCCACGCTCAGGTTTAGTTGGTGGTGGCTCTAAGATGTCTCAAGCAGTGCAACGGTCTGTATCATCTAATGATTGGGATCTTTCTAACTGCACAAACAAGGTTTCGGGTGGCCTTGGGGCCAACAGTCGTAAACGGACCCCTTCTGCCCGGTCTTCATCTCCTGTTGCCAATTGGGCTCAAAGGCCACAGAAGATTTCTCGAACGGCAAGGAGAACTAGTTTATTACCAGTTGTTTCTGGAAATGATGAGGACCCTGTTATGGATGCTGCGTCTGACATGATGGTAAATGAAAGATGTTTTCCTGCTGGTTCTCCTAAGcaaaccaaaataaaaggTGATAATATCTTTCCAGCTGCATTATTTGAAAGTGATGGACCAGTTGCTGCTGAAATCAAGTCAAGAAACAAGAACAAGAAGTGTGATGAGCTGGATGAGAAAAGTGTTCAGAATGTCCAGAAAATCTCAGCTCTGCTTCTACCACCAAGGAAAAATAAGGCAGTCAATGCGGACGACCACGGAGATGGTGTAAGGAGACAAGGCAGAACTGGTCGAGGATTTACTTCCTCTAG AGCAGGGAGGCCACCTACAAGAAAACTTTCTGACAGGAAGGCTTATACAAGACAAAAGCATATTGCCATCAATACAGTATCAGATTTACTTG TTGGTGCCGATGATGGTCATGAAGAGCTTTTGGCTGCTGCAAATGCTGTTGCAAACACtg CACAAGCTCTCACAAGCCCATTCTGGAAGAAGATGGAgcctttatttcattttatcactGATGTGCATATATCTTATTTGAAAGATCAG ATTAATTCTGGTATAACAATGGACACACCTGCTCCAGTTCAAATTGATACAGCTAGCTGCATTTTAGTACCTGACTATGGCTCGAATGAATTTGGGAGAGGCGAGACTAAAGCAAGATGTTTGGATCTTAGCCCTGAGCATGTGGCTACAGGTGTGAAGAAGTCGGATGAGATTTCCATGTACCAGAGAATTATTGCGGCTTTGATTCCTGAAGAAGAACATGACCTCAGATATGATGCGCATGAATCTTCATTTGAGATTGAAAAAGATTTGGGATCAGATACCGTCTGTTCTCACACGTCACCAAGTTGTGACCCTTCTGGATGTCCTACGTTTAATGGATatgattcaaattcaaatggAAGATCATTTTACGAACTGGAGCAGAACATTATGTCAATTCCTGGCATGGGTTTCCCTAACTGTGACCATTTACAAGATGGTTTACACACAGACCAGTTGATACCTAGCACAATATGTTCGGAGTATCAGTatcaaaatatgtcaataaaTGAAAGACTTATTATGGAGGTTCATAGCATAGGAATCTACCCAGATTTAGTG TCTTATGTGGCACAGAGTGGAGATGAAATAAGCGGGGATATCACTAGGTTGGATGAGAAGTACCAGGAACAG GTTTCACTGAAGAAGAGCTTGCTTGGCAAACTTCTCTGTTCTGCTACTGATGCTAAAGAGCTCCAGCAGAA GGATTTTGAAGAGCGTGCTCTTAATAAACTTGTGGGAATGGCCTATGAGAAGTACATG AGTTGCTGTGGACCTAATGCCCATGGGATGAAAAGTGCTAGTGGTAAAATGGCCAAGCAAGTAGCCTTAGCTTTTGTTAAGCGGACTATGGAACGGTACCGAGAATTTGAGGAGACAGGAAAGAGCTGCTTTGACGATCCTCTTTATAAGGACATTTTCCTTTCTGGTGTATCCTTCCTTTTTGATGGGCAACCATTGAACTCTAGCACTGATAATGAGTCTGAAAAACTGCATCTTGGAGCATCTGGAAGCTCTATTGAAGCTAGAACTTCAG CTCCTGTGGGTCCACAGCAGAGCCCCAGTTCAAACAATCAAGATACATATTCTTCTGAAGTATTCCCATCAAATAATCTGGGTTCTGAACAAGTTAATAGGAAAGAAGACAGTTGGTCAAATAGAGTAAAAAGGAGGGAAGTGTTACTTGATAATGTAGGTGGTATCATTAGCACTGGCCTTGGTGGTTCTCTCTCAAGCAGTGCTAAGGGAAAAAGGAGTGAGAGGGATAGAGAGGGAAAAGGAAACAACAGAGAGGCTTTCTCCAAAAACGGAATGGTGAAAAATAGCCGCACTGTTTCAGCCTCTGTCAAAGGAGATAGAAAGTCCAAGGCAAGAACCAAGCAGAAAACTGCTCATTTGTCTGCTTCAATCAATGGTTCTCTGGGGAATACGGGAGAACAAGAAAACAGAATATTCTCAGCAATGCATAAATCAAGTGAGAATAGCCAAAGTAACTCTGGAAAGGATAACAACAACCATTCCAATGACATGTTGGAGGAACCAATTGATTTATCTGGGCTGCAACTGCCTGATATGGATGATTTAGGAGTTACTGATGATCTAGGTGGTCAAGGAGAGGACCTAGGATCATGGTTTATGAATATTGAGGATGACGGGTTACATGATAATGATTGTATTGGTGGCCTTGGAATCCCAATGGATGACCTGGCAGAGTTGAATATGATGGTTTGA
- the LOC125187993 gene encoding uncharacterized protein LOC125187993 isoform X3 encodes METDAMSASSKFDISSSSPDRPLYTSVHRGSYGAASLDRSGSFRENLENPLLSSLPNMTRSNSSVTQNDVLNFFHCVRIDPKSMVVDHKLNRPADFKRLASSAVGMPVEDSLPTSSRSKQLTSPSLDDLRRLKSGVRESGTKARERVKIFNDCLSVINKCFPAIPSRKRSRLDTLSYDRSNTLLRIDRAASGVGVGKMGVQNHATANGFELEQQKSEGRTKNTIPSKRTRTSIVDARMDARANNLARPPGAVDKDRDAVRISSSNSVHGEDRTLSIAVEGWENSKMKKKRTRIKIDNGSSSMTTKAVDGYREPKQGTHPHQIPEARSRVADAYGFRSGAANGGVGLVKSEATSQTSSGMRSSMSRTDSENSSILHERREHPNGQEKERVNLKAVNKENSREDVSCSSPTSGSKLNANVRGPRSGLVGGGSKMSQAVQRSVSSNDWDLSNCTNKVSGGLGANSRKRTPSARSSSPVANWAQRPQKISRTARRTSLLPVVSGNDEDPVMDAASDMMVNERCFPAGSPKQTKIKGDNIFPAALFESDGPVAAEIKSRNKNKKCDELDEKSVQNVQKISALLLPPRKNKAVNADDHGDGVRRQGRTGRGFTSSRSLFPLSVEKLGNVGTTKQIRSSRLGLDKTESRAGRPPTRKLSDRKAYTRQKHIAINTVSDLLVGADDGHEELLAAANAVANTAQALTSPFWKKMEPLFHFITDVHISYLKDQINSGITMDTPAPVQIDTASCILVPDYGSNEFGRGETKARCLDLSPEHVATGVKKSDEISMYQRIIAALIPEEEHDLRYDAHESSFEIEKDLGSDTVCSHTSPSCDPSGCPTFNGYDSNSNGRSFYELEQNIMSIPGMGFPNCDHLQDGLHTDQLIPSTICSEYQYQNMSINERLIMEVHSIGIYPDLVSGDEISGDITRLDEKYQEQVSLKKSLLGKLLCSATDAKELQQKDFEERALNKLVGMAYEKYMSCCGPNAHGMKSASGKMAKQVALAFVKRTMERYREFEETGKSCFDDPLYKDIFLSGVSFLFDGQPLNSSTDNESEKLHLGASGSSIEARTSAPVGPQQSPSSNNQDTYSSEVFPSNNLGSEQVNRKEDSWSNRVKRREVLLDNVGGIISTGLGGSLSSSAKGKRSERDREGKGNNREAFSKNGMVKNSRTVSASVKGDRKSKARTKQKTAHLSASINGSLGNTGEQENRIFSAMHKSSENSQSNSGKDNNNHSNDMLEEPIDLSGLQLPDMDDLGVTDDLGGQGEDLGSWFMNIEDDGLHDNDCIGGLGIPMDDLAELNMMV; translated from the exons ATGGAAACTGATGCCATGTCAGCATCTAgcaaatttgatatttcatcTAGTAGCCCTGATAGGCCATTGTATACATCTGTCCACCGTGGTTCCTATGGTGCTGCCTCACTGGACAGATCAGGTAGCTTTCGTGAGAACTTGGAGAACCCACTTTTGTCAAGTCTTCCAAATATGACAAGAAGCAACTCATCGGTAACTCAAAATGATGTACTCAACTTCTTCCATTGCGTGCGTATTGATCCAAAGTCTATGGTCGTAGATCATAAGTTGAACAGGCCAGCAGATTTTAAGCGGCTTGCAAGTTCTGCTGTTGGCATGCCCGTGGAAGATTCTCTTCCCACATCTTCGAGAAGCAAACAACTAACTTCTCCCTCGTTAGACGATCTCAGACGCCTAAAATCTGGTGTGCGGGAAAGTGGTACTAAAGCTAG GGAACGCGTGAAGATATTTAATGACTGTTTATCAGTAATTAATAAGTGTTTCCCTGCTATTCCATCGAGAAAGAGATCCCGGCTGGATACCTTGTCTTATGATCGATCCAACACATTGTTGAGGATTGATCGTGCAGCATCTGGAGTGGGTGTTGGGAAAATGGGAGTGCAAAACCATGCTACTGCAAATGGTTTTGAGCTGGAGCAACAAAAGTCTGAAGGAAGGACAAAGAATACCATTCCAAGCAAGCGCACTCGAACTTCTATAGTTGACGCTAGG ATGGATGCACGTGCCAATAACCTTGCAAGACCACCTGGGGCTGTGGATAAGGACAGGGATGCAGTAAGAATCTCTAGTTCTAATTCTGTTCATGGTGAGGATCGAACACTATCGATTGCTGTTGAAGGTTGGGAGAATtccaaaatgaagaaaaagcgCACACGTATAAAGATAGACAATGGTTCTAGTTCAATGACAACAAAAGCAGTTGATGGTTATAGGGAACCTAAACAAGGAACACATCCACATCAAATTCCCGAAGCCCGTTCAAGGGTGGCCGATGCCTATGGCTTCAG ATCTGGTGCTGCTAATGGAGGCGTAGGGCTAGTGAAAAGTGAGGCTACCTCCCAGACCAGTTCAGGGATGCGGTCATCTATGTCTCGGACTGATTCTGAAAACAGTTCTATTCTCCATGAGCGGAGAGAGCATCCTAATGGACAAGAGAAAGAAAGGGTGAATCTGAAAGCTGTAAACAA GGAAAATTCACGAGAAGATGTCAGTTGCAGTAGTCCTACTTCAGGCTCAAAATTGAATGCTAATGTCCGGGGTCCACGCTCAGGTTTAGTTGGTGGTGGCTCTAAGATGTCTCAAGCAGTGCAACGGTCTGTATCATCTAATGATTGGGATCTTTCTAACTGCACAAACAAGGTTTCGGGTGGCCTTGGGGCCAACAGTCGTAAACGGACCCCTTCTGCCCGGTCTTCATCTCCTGTTGCCAATTGGGCTCAAAGGCCACAGAAGATTTCTCGAACGGCAAGGAGAACTAGTTTATTACCAGTTGTTTCTGGAAATGATGAGGACCCTGTTATGGATGCTGCGTCTGACATGATGGTAAATGAAAGATGTTTTCCTGCTGGTTCTCCTAAGcaaaccaaaataaaaggTGATAATATCTTTCCAGCTGCATTATTTGAAAGTGATGGACCAGTTGCTGCTGAAATCAAGTCAAGAAACAAGAACAAGAAGTGTGATGAGCTGGATGAGAAAAGTGTTCAGAATGTCCAGAAAATCTCAGCTCTGCTTCTACCACCAAGGAAAAATAAGGCAGTCAATGCGGACGACCACGGAGATGGTGTAAGGAGACAAGGCAGAACTGGTCGAGGATTTACTTCCTCTAGGTCTCTCTTCCCTTTGTCAGTAGAAAAGCTTGGGAATGTAGGGACCACTAAACAAATTAGAAGTTCTAGACTTGGTCTTGACAAGACTGAAAG CAGAGCAGGGAGGCCACCTACAAGAAAACTTTCTGACAGGAAGGCTTATACAAGACAAAAGCATATTGCCATCAATACAGTATCAGATTTACTTG TTGGTGCCGATGATGGTCATGAAGAGCTTTTGGCTGCTGCAAATGCTGTTGCAAACACtg CACAAGCTCTCACAAGCCCATTCTGGAAGAAGATGGAgcctttatttcattttatcactGATGTGCATATATCTTATTTGAAAGATCAG ATTAATTCTGGTATAACAATGGACACACCTGCTCCAGTTCAAATTGATACAGCTAGCTGCATTTTAGTACCTGACTATGGCTCGAATGAATTTGGGAGAGGCGAGACTAAAGCAAGATGTTTGGATCTTAGCCCTGAGCATGTGGCTACAGGTGTGAAGAAGTCGGATGAGATTTCCATGTACCAGAGAATTATTGCGGCTTTGATTCCTGAAGAAGAACATGACCTCAGATATGATGCGCATGAATCTTCATTTGAGATTGAAAAAGATTTGGGATCAGATACCGTCTGTTCTCACACGTCACCAAGTTGTGACCCTTCTGGATGTCCTACGTTTAATGGATatgattcaaattcaaatggAAGATCATTTTACGAACTGGAGCAGAACATTATGTCAATTCCTGGCATGGGTTTCCCTAACTGTGACCATTTACAAGATGGTTTACACACAGACCAGTTGATACCTAGCACAATATGTTCGGAGTATCAGTatcaaaatatgtcaataaaTGAAAGACTTATTATGGAGGTTCATAGCATAGGAATCTACCCAGATTTAGTG AGTGGAGATGAAATAAGCGGGGATATCACTAGGTTGGATGAGAAGTACCAGGAACAG GTTTCACTGAAGAAGAGCTTGCTTGGCAAACTTCTCTGTTCTGCTACTGATGCTAAAGAGCTCCAGCAGAA GGATTTTGAAGAGCGTGCTCTTAATAAACTTGTGGGAATGGCCTATGAGAAGTACATG AGTTGCTGTGGACCTAATGCCCATGGGATGAAAAGTGCTAGTGGTAAAATGGCCAAGCAAGTAGCCTTAGCTTTTGTTAAGCGGACTATGGAACGGTACCGAGAATTTGAGGAGACAGGAAAGAGCTGCTTTGACGATCCTCTTTATAAGGACATTTTCCTTTCTGGTGTATCCTTCCTTTTTGATGGGCAACCATTGAACTCTAGCACTGATAATGAGTCTGAAAAACTGCATCTTGGAGCATCTGGAAGCTCTATTGAAGCTAGAACTTCAG CTCCTGTGGGTCCACAGCAGAGCCCCAGTTCAAACAATCAAGATACATATTCTTCTGAAGTATTCCCATCAAATAATCTGGGTTCTGAACAAGTTAATAGGAAAGAAGACAGTTGGTCAAATAGAGTAAAAAGGAGGGAAGTGTTACTTGATAATGTAGGTGGTATCATTAGCACTGGCCTTGGTGGTTCTCTCTCAAGCAGTGCTAAGGGAAAAAGGAGTGAGAGGGATAGAGAGGGAAAAGGAAACAACAGAGAGGCTTTCTCCAAAAACGGAATGGTGAAAAATAGCCGCACTGTTTCAGCCTCTGTCAAAGGAGATAGAAAGTCCAAGGCAAGAACCAAGCAGAAAACTGCTCATTTGTCTGCTTCAATCAATGGTTCTCTGGGGAATACGGGAGAACAAGAAAACAGAATATTCTCAGCAATGCATAAATCAAGTGAGAATAGCCAAAGTAACTCTGGAAAGGATAACAACAACCATTCCAATGACATGTTGGAGGAACCAATTGATTTATCTGGGCTGCAACTGCCTGATATGGATGATTTAGGAGTTACTGATGATCTAGGTGGTCAAGGAGAGGACCTAGGATCATGGTTTATGAATATTGAGGATGACGGGTTACATGATAATGATTGTATTGGTGGCCTTGGAATCCCAATGGATGACCTGGCAGAGTTGAATATGATGGTTTGA